A single window of Dermochelys coriacea isolate rDerCor1 chromosome 14, rDerCor1.pri.v4, whole genome shotgun sequence DNA harbors:
- the C1QTNF1 gene encoding complement C1q tumor necrosis factor-related protein 1, which yields MEGSWALSCLLLACLLLPDSVLSQPSRTEEEQGEATWAPSHHHAARAERDPEKYHRNPDEQTPHSQCVRCCDPPTHSSALPHINITILKGEKGDRGERGLQGKFGKAGSAGSRGHMGPKGQKGSVGAMGEPCKSHYAAFSVGRKKPLHSNDYYQTLIFDTEFVNLYGHFNMFTGKFYCYVPGIYYFALNVHTWNQKETYLHIVKNGLEVVILYAQLSDRSIMQSQSVMLELQEQDEVWVRLFKGERENAVFSDEYDTYVTFSGYLIKHSGEP from the exons ATGGAGGGGTCCTGGGCACTGagctgcctgctgctggcctgcctgctgctgcccGACTCCGTGCTGAGCCAGCCCAGCCGCAccgaggaggagcagggagaggcaaCGTGGGCACCGTCCCACCACCATGCTGCCAG GGCCGAACGGGACCCCGAGAAATATCATCGCAACCCGGACGAGCAGACTCCCCACTCGCAGTGTGTGCGCTGCTGCGACCCCCCCACGcactcctctgccctgccccacatcAACATCACCATCCTGAAAG GTGAGAAGGGGGACAGGGGCGAGCGAGGCCTGCAGGGGAAGTTTGGCAAAGCCGGATCAGCAGGCAGCAGGGGCCACATGGGGCCCAAGGGACAGAAGGGGAGCGTCGGGGCCATGGGGGAGCCATGCAAAAGTCACTACGCCGCGTTCTCCGTGGGCCGCAAGAAGCCCCTGCACAGCAACGACTACTACCAGACGCTGATCTTCGACACCGAGTTTGTCAACCTCTACGGCCACTTCAACATGTTCACGGGCAAGTTCTACTGCTACGTGCCCGGCATCTACTACTTTGCGCTCAACGTGCACACCTGGAACCAGAAGGAGACCTACCTGCACATCGTGAAGAACGGGCTCGAGGTCGTGATCCTTTATGCCCAGCTGAGCGACCGGAGCATCATGCAGAGCCAGAGCGTcatgctggagctgcaggagcaggacGAGGTCTGGGTGCGGCTCTTCAAAGGCGAGCGGGAGAACGCTGTCTTCAGCGACGAGTACGACACCTACGTCACCTTCAGCGGCTACCTGATCAAGCACAGTGGGGAGCCCTGA
- the ENGASE gene encoding cytosolic endo-beta-N-acetylglucosaminidase isoform X1, which produces MDGAKREPEPEPEAERGAQRSFLPAIESQGTTVLHKTVSYAPHSLPARQFDRNTTEPISFYLSSLEELLAWKPTSDDDFNVATMPLANREPPVHSKRPRTLVCHDMKNGYLEDRFIQGSASRDPYVFYHWQYIDIFVYFSHHPVTIPPVTWTNAAHRNGVSVLGTFITEWTSGGKLCESFLAGEAAAYHAVAVQLGRIAHFYRFDGWLVNIENTLSEAAAQNLPLFLHDLREQLRQDVPGGLVLWYDSVLQSGELHWQNELNEKNRVFFDACDGLFTNYNWKEEHLERMGAQAGERLADIYVGIDVFARGEVVGGGFETDKALRLIRRHGFSAAIFAPGWVYEHLGKENFLQNENRFWGLLAELLPTHRISTLPFSTCFCLGVGMGRFSAGQEEEIRPWYNLSAQEIQPLFVDQQATGGAGSWLRTRCSLQDAWNGGSCLLIEGIIPPDTGHVAVRLFSFQMPAPPKLFLSLLYKLEEKLPEVAVALELTTWNSGSCHVGNIAAQLGAATRHQPQPLPTLPPHLSGLLRGCGQQSMAGWMRRCYELELRDCALHDLSLILSCHQPGLQERHFSCRLGEIRVLDADNLRSSMPRVPSLEASQVLWHKGPGPNQLSLSLTLRWSYPPSQARCFRIHCQGTAYPRGQVLPLPEQLLGVAHATLYRVVGLAVPEAPPKESCHVEFFVEPVLNEGGAVDRSRWGRLVLVYSNPASASTY; this is translated from the exons ATGGACGGAGCCAAgagggagccggagccggagccggaggcGGAGCGGGGGGCGCAGAGGAG TTTCCTGCCTGCCATAGAGAGCCAAGGAACCACCGTCCTCCACAAGACAGTCAGCTacgccccccactccctgccag cgAGGCAGTTTGATCGGAACACCACGGAGCCGATCAGCTTCTACCTGTCcagcctggaggagctgctggcatggaaACCCACCAGTGATGATGACTTCAATGTTGCCACGATGCCACTGGCTAACCGGGAACCTCCAGTCCACAGCAAGAGGCCCCGGACGCTGGTGTGCCACGACATGAAGAATGGGTACCTGGAGGACAG GTTCATCCAGGGCTCGGCTTCGCGGGACCCCTACGTGTTCTACCACTGGCAATACATCGACATCTTTGTGTACTTCAGCCACCACCCCGTGACCATCCCCCCGGTCACCTGGACCAATGCTGCCCACAGGAACGGCGTCTCTGTGCTGG GGACGTTCATCACCGAATGGACCAGTGGGGGCAAGCTGTGTGAGTCGTTCCTGGCCGGGGAGGCAGCTGCGTACCACGCCGTGGCTGTGCAGCTGGGCCGCATCGCCCATTTCTACCGCTTTGACGGCTGGCTGGTCAACATCGAGAACACTCTGAGC GAGGCAGCTGCACAGAACCTGCCCCTCTTCCTGCATGACCTGCGGGAGCAACTGCGTCAGGACGTGCCAGGCGGGCTGGTGCTCTGGTACGACAGCGTCTTGCAGAGCGGGGAGCTGCACTGGCAGAACGAACTGAACGAGAAGAACAG GGTGTTTTTTGACGCCTGCGATGGCTTGTTCACAAACTACAACTGGAAGGAGGAGCACCTGGAGCGCATGGGGGCGCAGGCTGGGGAGCGCCTGGCTGACATCTACGTGGGCATCGACGTCTTTGCCCGCGGGGAGGTCGTAGGCGGCGGCTTTGAGACAGACAAG GCTCTGCGCCTGATCCGCAGACATGGCTTTTCCGCTGCCATCTTCGCACCCGGCTGGGTCTATGAGCACCTGGGGAAGGAGAACTTCCTGCAGAATGAGAACAG gttctggggtttGCTGGCGGAGCTGCTGCCCACTCACAGAATCAGCACGTTGCCCTTCAGCACCTGCTTCTGCCTGGGTGTGGGCATGGGGAGATTCTCAGCTGGGCAG GAGGAGGAAATCAGGCCCTGGTACAACCTAAGTGCCCAGGAAATCCAGCCCCTCTTCGTGGACCAGCAAGCGACGGGAGGGGCAGGCAGCTGGCTGCGCACACGCTGCTCCCTGCAGGATGCCTGGAACGGGGGCAGCTGCCTGCTGATTGAGGGGATCATCCCGCCTGACACGGGCCATGTGGCTGTCCG CCTTTTCTCGTTCCAGATGCCAGCTCCCCCCAAGCTCTTCCTGTCTCTGCTGTACAAACTGGAGGAGAAGCTGCCCGAGGTGGCGGTCGCGCTGGAACTCACCACATGGAACTCCGGCTCCTGCCATGTTGGCAACATCGCTGCCCAGCTGG GGGCGGCCACCCGAcatcagccccagcccctccccaccctgccccctcacctctcCGGGCTGCTCAGGGGCTGTGGACAGCAGAGCATGGCAGGTTGGATGAGGCG GTGCTATGAACTGGAGCTGCGGGACTGTGCCCTGCACGACCTGTCGCTGATCCTGTCATGCCACCAGCCAGGCCTGCAAGAAAGGCACTTCTCCTGCCGCCTTGGGGAGATCCGG GTGCTGGATGCCGACAACCTGCGCTCCTCGATGCCCCGAGTGCCCAGCCTTGAGGCCTCCCAGGTGCTGTGGCACAAGGGGCCTGGCCCAAAccagctctccctcagcctcacctTGCGCTGGTCCTACCCCCCCAGCCAAGCCCGCTGCTTCCGGATCCACTGCCAGGGCACGGCATACCCTAGGggccaggtgctgcccctgccagAGCAGCTCCTTGGGGTGGCACATGCCACCCTCTACCGTGTGGTGGGCTTGGCAGTGCCAGAGGCGCCCCCCAAGGAGTCCTGCCATGTGGAGTTCTTCGTGGAGCCGGTTCTAAACGAAGGGGGTGCCGTGGATCGGTCCAGATGGGGGCGGCTGGTTCTGGTCTATTCCAACCCAGCCAGCGCTAGCACCTATTAA
- the ENGASE gene encoding cytosolic endo-beta-N-acetylglucosaminidase isoform X2: MDGAKREPEPEPEAERGAQRSFLPAIESQGTTVLHKTVSYAPHSLPARQFDRNTTEPISFYLSSLEELLAWKPTSDDDFNVATMPLANREPPVHSKRPRTLVCHDMKNGYLEDRFIQGSASRDPYVFYHWQYIDIFVYFSHHPVTIPPVTWTNAAHRNGVSVLGTFITEWTSGGKLCESFLAGEAAAYHAVAVQLGRIAHFYRFDGWLVNIENTLSEAAAQNLPLFLHDLREQLRQDVPGGLVLWYDSVLQSGELHWQNELNEKNRVFFDACDGLFTNYNWKEEHLERMGAQAGERLADIYVGIDVFARGEVVGGGFETDKALRLIRRHGFSAAIFAPGWVYEHLGKENFLQNENRFWGLLAELLPTHRISTLPFSTCFCLGVGMGRFSAGQEEEIRPWYNLSAQEIQPLFVDQQATGGAGSWLRTRCSLQDAWNGGSCLLIEGIIPPDTGHVAVRLFSFQMPAPPKLFLSLLYKLEEKLPEVAVALELTTWNSGSCHVGAATRHQPQPLPTLPPHLSGLLRGCGQQSMAGWMRRCYELELRDCALHDLSLILSCHQPGLQERHFSCRLGEIRVLDADNLRSSMPRVPSLEASQVLWHKGPGPNQLSLSLTLRWSYPPSQARCFRIHCQGTAYPRGQVLPLPEQLLGVAHATLYRVVGLAVPEAPPKESCHVEFFVEPVLNEGGAVDRSRWGRLVLVYSNPASASTY; the protein is encoded by the exons ATGGACGGAGCCAAgagggagccggagccggagccggaggcGGAGCGGGGGGCGCAGAGGAG TTTCCTGCCTGCCATAGAGAGCCAAGGAACCACCGTCCTCCACAAGACAGTCAGCTacgccccccactccctgccag cgAGGCAGTTTGATCGGAACACCACGGAGCCGATCAGCTTCTACCTGTCcagcctggaggagctgctggcatggaaACCCACCAGTGATGATGACTTCAATGTTGCCACGATGCCACTGGCTAACCGGGAACCTCCAGTCCACAGCAAGAGGCCCCGGACGCTGGTGTGCCACGACATGAAGAATGGGTACCTGGAGGACAG GTTCATCCAGGGCTCGGCTTCGCGGGACCCCTACGTGTTCTACCACTGGCAATACATCGACATCTTTGTGTACTTCAGCCACCACCCCGTGACCATCCCCCCGGTCACCTGGACCAATGCTGCCCACAGGAACGGCGTCTCTGTGCTGG GGACGTTCATCACCGAATGGACCAGTGGGGGCAAGCTGTGTGAGTCGTTCCTGGCCGGGGAGGCAGCTGCGTACCACGCCGTGGCTGTGCAGCTGGGCCGCATCGCCCATTTCTACCGCTTTGACGGCTGGCTGGTCAACATCGAGAACACTCTGAGC GAGGCAGCTGCACAGAACCTGCCCCTCTTCCTGCATGACCTGCGGGAGCAACTGCGTCAGGACGTGCCAGGCGGGCTGGTGCTCTGGTACGACAGCGTCTTGCAGAGCGGGGAGCTGCACTGGCAGAACGAACTGAACGAGAAGAACAG GGTGTTTTTTGACGCCTGCGATGGCTTGTTCACAAACTACAACTGGAAGGAGGAGCACCTGGAGCGCATGGGGGCGCAGGCTGGGGAGCGCCTGGCTGACATCTACGTGGGCATCGACGTCTTTGCCCGCGGGGAGGTCGTAGGCGGCGGCTTTGAGACAGACAAG GCTCTGCGCCTGATCCGCAGACATGGCTTTTCCGCTGCCATCTTCGCACCCGGCTGGGTCTATGAGCACCTGGGGAAGGAGAACTTCCTGCAGAATGAGAACAG gttctggggtttGCTGGCGGAGCTGCTGCCCACTCACAGAATCAGCACGTTGCCCTTCAGCACCTGCTTCTGCCTGGGTGTGGGCATGGGGAGATTCTCAGCTGGGCAG GAGGAGGAAATCAGGCCCTGGTACAACCTAAGTGCCCAGGAAATCCAGCCCCTCTTCGTGGACCAGCAAGCGACGGGAGGGGCAGGCAGCTGGCTGCGCACACGCTGCTCCCTGCAGGATGCCTGGAACGGGGGCAGCTGCCTGCTGATTGAGGGGATCATCCCGCCTGACACGGGCCATGTGGCTGTCCG CCTTTTCTCGTTCCAGATGCCAGCTCCCCCCAAGCTCTTCCTGTCTCTGCTGTACAAACTGGAGGAGAAGCTGCCCGAGGTGGCGGTCGCGCTGGAACTCACCACATGGAACTCCGGCTCCTGCCATGTTG GGGCGGCCACCCGAcatcagccccagcccctccccaccctgccccctcacctctcCGGGCTGCTCAGGGGCTGTGGACAGCAGAGCATGGCAGGTTGGATGAGGCG GTGCTATGAACTGGAGCTGCGGGACTGTGCCCTGCACGACCTGTCGCTGATCCTGTCATGCCACCAGCCAGGCCTGCAAGAAAGGCACTTCTCCTGCCGCCTTGGGGAGATCCGG GTGCTGGATGCCGACAACCTGCGCTCCTCGATGCCCCGAGTGCCCAGCCTTGAGGCCTCCCAGGTGCTGTGGCACAAGGGGCCTGGCCCAAAccagctctccctcagcctcacctTGCGCTGGTCCTACCCCCCCAGCCAAGCCCGCTGCTTCCGGATCCACTGCCAGGGCACGGCATACCCTAGGggccaggtgctgcccctgccagAGCAGCTCCTTGGGGTGGCACATGCCACCCTCTACCGTGTGGTGGGCTTGGCAGTGCCAGAGGCGCCCCCCAAGGAGTCCTGCCATGTGGAGTTCTTCGTGGAGCCGGTTCTAAACGAAGGGGGTGCCGTGGATCGGTCCAGATGGGGGCGGCTGGTTCTGGTCTATTCCAACCCAGCCAGCGCTAGCACCTATTAA
- the ENGASE gene encoding cytosolic endo-beta-N-acetylglucosaminidase isoform X3: MLPTGTASLCWVRGCRERPGTAGGAGGSTCGFSAACRERLGAPLQLAPPAGPAVPGHWLWPAHPPFPKAACAGTGRGWQGPTPLAHTRAGTFITEWTSGGKLCESFLAGEAAAYHAVAVQLGRIAHFYRFDGWLVNIENTLSEAAAQNLPLFLHDLREQLRQDVPGGLVLWYDSVLQSGELHWQNELNEKNRVFFDACDGLFTNYNWKEEHLERMGAQAGERLADIYVGIDVFARGEVVGGGFETDKALRLIRRHGFSAAIFAPGWVYEHLGKENFLQNENRFWGLLAELLPTHRISTLPFSTCFCLGVGMGRFSAGQEEEIRPWYNLSAQEIQPLFVDQQATGGAGSWLRTRCSLQDAWNGGSCLLIEGIIPPDTGHVAVRCQLPPSSSCLCCTNWRRSCPRWRSRWNSPHGTPAPAMLATSLPSWVRSLAPPRGSHAGGQAGNRSVTRLEGGMPVTLLLLPNPMCPAPPSPALTALFPPTGAATRHQPQPLPTLPPHLSGLLRGCGQQSMAGWMRRCYELELRDCALHDLSLILSCHQPGLQERHFSCRLGEIRVLDADNLRSSMPRVPSLEASQVLWHKGPGPNQLSLSLTLRWSYPPSQARCFRIHCQGTAYPRGQVLPLPEQLLGVAHATLYRVVGLAVPEAPPKESCHVEFFVEPVLNEGGAVDRSRWGRLVLVYSNPASASTY; this comes from the exons ATGCTGCCCACAGGAACGGCGTCTCTGTGCTGGGTGAGGGGATGCCGGGAAAGACCAGGCACCGCGGGTGGGGCAGgcgggagtacttgtggctttagtgctgcctgcagggagaggctgggagctCCTCTGCAGCTGGCACCTCCCGCTGGGCCTGCAGTACCTGGGCACTGGCTGTGGCCagcccacccccccttccccaaggcagcATGTGCCGGGACAGGCCGGGGTTGGCAAGGGCCCACGCCTCTTGCTCACACGCGTGCAG GGACGTTCATCACCGAATGGACCAGTGGGGGCAAGCTGTGTGAGTCGTTCCTGGCCGGGGAGGCAGCTGCGTACCACGCCGTGGCTGTGCAGCTGGGCCGCATCGCCCATTTCTACCGCTTTGACGGCTGGCTGGTCAACATCGAGAACACTCTGAGC GAGGCAGCTGCACAGAACCTGCCCCTCTTCCTGCATGACCTGCGGGAGCAACTGCGTCAGGACGTGCCAGGCGGGCTGGTGCTCTGGTACGACAGCGTCTTGCAGAGCGGGGAGCTGCACTGGCAGAACGAACTGAACGAGAAGAACAG GGTGTTTTTTGACGCCTGCGATGGCTTGTTCACAAACTACAACTGGAAGGAGGAGCACCTGGAGCGCATGGGGGCGCAGGCTGGGGAGCGCCTGGCTGACATCTACGTGGGCATCGACGTCTTTGCCCGCGGGGAGGTCGTAGGCGGCGGCTTTGAGACAGACAAG GCTCTGCGCCTGATCCGCAGACATGGCTTTTCCGCTGCCATCTTCGCACCCGGCTGGGTCTATGAGCACCTGGGGAAGGAGAACTTCCTGCAGAATGAGAACAG gttctggggtttGCTGGCGGAGCTGCTGCCCACTCACAGAATCAGCACGTTGCCCTTCAGCACCTGCTTCTGCCTGGGTGTGGGCATGGGGAGATTCTCAGCTGGGCAG GAGGAGGAAATCAGGCCCTGGTACAACCTAAGTGCCCAGGAAATCCAGCCCCTCTTCGTGGACCAGCAAGCGACGGGAGGGGCAGGCAGCTGGCTGCGCACACGCTGCTCCCTGCAGGATGCCTGGAACGGGGGCAGCTGCCTGCTGATTGAGGGGATCATCCCGCCTGACACGGGCCATGTGGCTGTCCG ATGCCAGCTCCCCCCAAGCTCTTCCTGTCTCTGCTGTACAAACTGGAGGAGAAGCTGCCCGAGGTGGCGGTCGCGCTGGAACTCACCACATGGAACTCCGGCTCCTGCCATGTTGGCAACATCGCTGCCCAGCTGGGTGAGGAGTCTGGCCCCTCCGCGGGGATCTCACGCTGGCGGGCAGGCTGGGAATCGGTCTGTCACGCGGCTGGAGGGTGGGATGCCTGTGACACTTCtgctcctccccaaccccatgtGTCCTgcgcccccttcccccgccctaaCTGCTCTGTTCCCTCCCACAGGGGCGGCCACCCGAcatcagccccagcccctccccaccctgccccctcacctctcCGGGCTGCTCAGGGGCTGTGGACAGCAGAGCATGGCAGGTTGGATGAGGCG GTGCTATGAACTGGAGCTGCGGGACTGTGCCCTGCACGACCTGTCGCTGATCCTGTCATGCCACCAGCCAGGCCTGCAAGAAAGGCACTTCTCCTGCCGCCTTGGGGAGATCCGG GTGCTGGATGCCGACAACCTGCGCTCCTCGATGCCCCGAGTGCCCAGCCTTGAGGCCTCCCAGGTGCTGTGGCACAAGGGGCCTGGCCCAAAccagctctccctcagcctcacctTGCGCTGGTCCTACCCCCCCAGCCAAGCCCGCTGCTTCCGGATCCACTGCCAGGGCACGGCATACCCTAGGggccaggtgctgcccctgccagAGCAGCTCCTTGGGGTGGCACATGCCACCCTCTACCGTGTGGTGGGCTTGGCAGTGCCAGAGGCGCCCCCCAAGGAGTCCTGCCATGTGGAGTTCTTCGTGGAGCCGGTTCTAAACGAAGGGGGTGCCGTGGATCGGTCCAGATGGGGGCGGCTGGTTCTGGTCTATTCCAACCCAGCCAGCGCTAGCACCTATTAA